ACAGTTAAGAAGAAAATAGTTGAAGGACTAGTTTTGCGACATAAAAATTTAAGACCAAAGGTTGACTACTTGACTAGTCAAGGAACATTTGAGTAACGGACATTCATTTTCGTGGTCAAATTTTAAAAGATGGAAGTGAGGGACCATTTATGCCAAGTTTCTAAACTTGTAGCTAGTTAAGAGGATCCATTAGAGAGAGGAACACGATGGAGAAGGGGGGAGAGCACCTCCATGGCGATTTTTAAAGCAATCAAGAGATCTAGGGCTACTTTTGAAGCAGTGAAGGGATTTTGAAGCTATGATTTCATTCTAAGGCATTTGAATTTATCATCTCCTACTTGATCTTCTCCTAGATCGAACCTATGGTTTGGGTTGAAACCCCAACTCCCATTTGATTCTAATGAAGCTTTGGTTGATATGGAGCTTCCATTAATTGAGGAAAAACTCCATCAGGACACGTTTTTCTTATTATAGCACTATATTGTAATATAGTTTTTATACTACAAATATTTATTAACAGAGTTCGTGATAATCAGAACCTAGGGCATCGATATAGATCATGGCTTTATACTAACCGATTTGAGAACTTTCATGTATCATCAATCAAAACTAATGCAACAATTTGTTACTGAATATGCTGATATGCATTAAAACACACACATATATGAAATGAAATTTACTAACAACAAAAGCGTCAATCAACTGCTGAAATATTGTTTTGTGTAACAAACTAGTTCATAGTACTAGTTCTTATTCGAACTCATATTCAGACTTCTTCGCAgcagaaaaggaaaaaaaaacacagAAAGCTAAATGAAAATTCACTTATCATGGATAAGGATTCACGGTTTTATGGAGATCCATCTTCTACAACGAGCTGATTCAATACCTGTATCAGATTTCAGGTGGTTAAAACATGATGCATATAAACAGTAAATCAAAAAAACAGATATACTCACAAAGAACAGTCAATCGTCATGGATATATCGCTCACTGGTATTCCAGAAGTCGTTAAGAGTGCAAATTGACATCCACACGATGAAGACTTCAAACACAATGAAAACCGAGTAAATGATTCCATTGTGTTCTCCATAGAAAGCAAATCCACAGTTGTGGAACCCAAAGCCTAGCACATATGAAATCCATCCAAGGAAAACCATGAAATACGCCTTTTTATGATACCTGTTCTTCTGTGCAATCGAAGGATTCCCGATGCCGAATCCTGTTTCCACTACAGTCTCGATTGAGATAGCAAAAGCGGTGAGAATGATTGTAATCAGATTTAGGGCCATCCAGCAGATTAGTAGATAGACTGGAACAGGATTATCGATTGTTTTCTCCGGATCAAGCAACGAGAGTGCGATATCAGTTCCGGGAAGAAGAATCTGCGAACCTGCCGCCAAGGTGAACAGAAATCTTGCAAACTCCATCGCGAACTTTCCAGAGATCTCATTATTCTCACGCgccattgtgtgtgtgtgtgagagagagagagagagagagagagagagagagagagagagagactgttTGGTGAATACTGGACTGGTTGCTTCGTTTTTAAAGTGTGTAATGATGATGGAGATAGAGGGATTAGTGTTTTATACAAAACGACGACGCTAGCATTTCcgctaaaaaaatataaagacgCGCTCATTTCTTTTCCATATTTTAAATTATACAATTTTTAAATCGTTTCAACAAACTAAAACTATATAGTATTTTATTCTTGGGCTTCCTTCCAATTTTTTCTAGACAAAAGAAAAATGGTCCAACTCGTTATGTAAATtttgttcctaatttttttttttttttttatttgtgatGGCCTACATAGATCAATGATCCATAATttacgcatatatatatatatatatatatatatatatatatatgtatatatatatatatatatatagtttatgtGAGACAGAATAATTTTATTAAACCGTGaaacgcatttttttatttattttttatttttttaatttatttttagttaattcaagttccgaaaataatatttaaaaaaagaatttttggatttttccatttattttgtattttaaaattattttttagaatatattacgtatttttcaaaaaaaaaattgaattttttttttttattattattatttttacttaattcaagtttcgaaaataatatttaaaaaaagaatttttagatttttccatttattctacattttaaaattattttttagaatatgtcagtgtaatattttattagaatatttcacgtatttttcaaaaagaacggaatttttttttttttttttattttgttttttttagttaattcaagttccgaaaataatatttaaaattttttttggattttttcatttattttgcattttaaaattacttttagatttggtctcacggtctcacaaaattagaatggtctcaaatgaacctgaacctatatatatatatatatatatatatatatatatatatatatatatatatatatatatatatatatatatatatatatatatatatatatatatatatatatatatatatatatatatatatatatatatatatatatatatatatatatatatatatatagggctaggttcatGTGGGACCATCATATTTTGTGAAACATAGGAACGTAATCCTAACCATTCATTTTAaagataaaaaatatatttttaaaatacaaattaaatgaaaattttagaaaaaaaatttaaatattattttcgtcataTATTTTACCCAAAAAAATTAAGATTAACAAAATTAccgtttttttcaaaatatacgtgaaatattctaatgaaATATTATACTGTAAATACTCAAATCGAATTTCTAGAattttagaatattctactacAATATTAAACTTTAAATATTCAAAACGTTTTATTAAagtattagaatattctaacaaaTCTAACAATTCTAGTAGAAGATTAGAATATTTTAACATATCTACcaactttaataaaataatataatattctaacattctaaaaattcgGTTCGATTATTTACTGTGtaacattctattagaatatttcacttaTATTTCGAAAAAAACgataatttgtttttttaattttttttttaaaaattttgggataaaataaataacaaaaataataattaaaagaagaatttttggatttttttcttttattttgcaatatataattttttatttattattttgataCGTAAGATGAGTGGCAATGATCACGTCCCCATTTTTCACAAAATTAtattggtctcaaatgaacctatatatatatatatatatatatatatatatatatatatatatatatatatatatatatatatatatatatatatatatatatggttaggctaatttgaGAAGGTTTAATtatgtgagaccgtgagaccatttttttagtaaaatattctaatattgtgttattcaaaaaaatataatcaatgttttaaaacccgggtCGACCCGGTCGATTGGTCCGTGACCCGGGATAGAAGACGGGTTAATCGATACCGGGTTTTTGTAAAAATACCGACCGGATCGAACCGGCCGGGTTTACCATAAACCGCGGTTGAACCGGGTATTTTGAACCGGTAAAAACCGGATTGACACGTTTATTAGGGCTTGCTTAATTAATTGAGTATCGTTGTATCGCTCCAGGCCACAAAAAAGACTTCCGTTCTTCGTTCTTCTCTGGGAAACGAAAGCAACAAGTCGCAAACGAAAGCAGCAAGTCGCAAATTGACTGGTGAGTTCCATTCTCCGGCGACTTCCATTCTTCTCTGGCCTCCAGGTGAGTTTCcgatttcctttcttttcttttttttttttttttttgcttatacATCGACTGGTGTTTCAGAAGTGCCTTGGTTGTTCCTTCTCCACCTAAACCCAATGCAGTGACCTCAACAGCGACTGCAATGCAGCGACTTCCTTTTTTTTTATTAGCTGTAGAGACTTCCGTTCTTTTGATTGCCTGTGAAAGACTGAAATCAATTGACTGTGAAATCAGTTGCTAGATTTGTTTTATTTTCTTCTCcaattttcttttcttctctAATTGACTTTGAAATCAAGTTATTTTCTTCTATGGCTTCTAATTAGCTTTTCTTTTAAAACAAGTGATAGATTTGGTTAgtttatttattgttaattataaACTACAGTTCATTTATTGTTAATTATCAGTTACAGGTGATAGATTTGGTTGgtttatttattgttaattatcaATTACAGGTGAAATCAATTACAATTCATATATTCCTAATTATCATTGTTTCAAGGTTTTGTGACAAATTTGGTTAGTTTACAGTTCATTTATTGTTAATTGGTCATTTTTTCAAGGTTTTGATTATGTAATTAGGATCCAATTGACATATGTTTATTGATTATAAAATTACTTTTCAATGCAGTTAGATATGGAATCAAGGGAAGAACAACCATTGCAAGCACAATCTCAAGCTCAATCCCATTCTTCGGTTCAATCAAATGTACGAACAAAGACCGATATAACATGGGAACATGTTACTCAAGTCGTTGATGAGAAGGGGAAAAAGGCATGGATATGTAACTTTTGTCAAAAAGTTATAGGTGGTGGTGGAATAAACAGGGTTAAGAAACATCTTGCTGGTATTAAAGGTGAGGTAGTAGCATGCCCAAAAGTTAGTCCAGAAGTGCGGTTTACAATGCAAGGAAAGTTGAAAGAGACTgcccaaaaagaaaaagaaaaacgtACCACTAGTGTTACTATCTTggatgatgatgaagagatggAGGAAATAGAAATGTCAACTGTGAAAAAGGGTAAAAGGAAATCTACTTCAAACTTGCATCCATTTTTTACAAAAGGTATAAATGATCCTTCCCAACCCACTATCAAATCTACAATGCAAAGTAAGGAAAAAATACATGATGTGGATTTAGCTATTGCTATGTGGTTTTATGATGCATGTATACCTATGAATGCTTGCAACTCTCCTTTTTT
The genomic region above belongs to Lactuca sativa cultivar Salinas chromosome 4, Lsat_Salinas_v11, whole genome shotgun sequence and contains:
- the LOC111919605 gene encoding uncharacterized protein LOC111919605, which produces MARENNEISGKFAMEFARFLFTLAAGSQILLPGTDIALSLLDPEKTIDNPVPVYLLICWMALNLITIILTAFAISIETVVETGFGIGNPSIAQKNRYHKKAYFMVFLGWISYVLGFGFHNCGFAFYGEHNGIIYSVFIVFEVFIVWMSICTLNDFWNTSERYIHDD